From a single Corynebacterium kroppenstedtii DSM 44385 genomic region:
- a CDS encoding ATP-binding cassette domain-containing protein, translating to MATQNTSKLHDVIRVVGASENNLRHVTVDIPKRKLTVFTGVSGSGKSSLVFGTIAAEAQRSINETYNAFVQGFMQAPSRPDVDRIEGITAAISVDQSSLGGGPRSTVGTITDALAYLRLLFSRVAEPHIGGPKAYSFNQPTVTGGGAIKKAGQRKGKAKRFTVIGGQCVTCEGMGTVSDLKLTELFDDSLSLNDGALTIPGYKAGGWSVRQIVESGFVNVDKPIKEFTDKEMHDFLYREPERIKINNVNRTYEGLVLHLKNSMLSKDRESMQPHIREFVDRAVTYKPCPDCHGTRLNEGARTSTIDGVSIADAAGMQINELAEWVASLDKPQVKPVIENLLAMLDTFVDSGLGYLTLDRPAGTLSGGEAQRTKMVRHVNSALTDATYIFDEPTAGLHPHDIERMNALLLRLRDKGNTVLVVEHKPETIAIADHVIDMGPGAGKDGGTVCFEGSVEELRESSTATGTHLHDSIRLKDAVREATGAITIDHASLNNLDDVTVSIPLGELVAVTGVAGSGKSSLMSELRRRSAEHASGNLPTSDQRLVYVDQSPIKGGRRSNPATYTGMLDPIRKSFAKANNVPPSLFSANSEGACPSCHGLGTIDIDLGMMGRASSTCEDCAGRGFSAEVLDYTLGGSTIADVMAMTVDQALPFCREAKVRSAVAILRRLSDVGLGYLTIGQPLSTLSGGELQRLKLAVHMADDGGVYVLDEPTNGLHMQDVDKLLTLLDKLVDSGKSVVVVEHHQAVMAHADWLIDLGPGAGDEGGQVVFEGTPRELVEQKEPGLTGRYLREAVRA from the coding sequence ATGGCTACTCAGAACACGTCGAAATTGCACGATGTCATTCGCGTCGTCGGGGCGTCGGAAAACAATTTGCGCCACGTCACCGTCGATATCCCGAAACGGAAGCTCACCGTTTTCACCGGTGTGTCGGGGTCGGGCAAGAGTTCGCTGGTGTTCGGCACGATCGCCGCGGAGGCGCAGCGCAGCATTAACGAGACGTATAACGCGTTTGTGCAGGGGTTTATGCAGGCCCCCAGCAGGCCGGACGTCGATCGTATTGAGGGGATCACGGCGGCCATCAGTGTGGATCAGTCATCGTTGGGCGGGGGTCCACGGTCCACTGTCGGCACTATTACCGATGCTTTGGCTTATTTACGCCTGTTATTTAGCCGTGTTGCCGAACCTCATATTGGTGGGCCTAAAGCATATTCATTTAATCAGCCGACGGTGACGGGCGGCGGCGCAATCAAGAAAGCGGGGCAGAGGAAAGGTAAGGCCAAGCGTTTCACCGTGATCGGCGGGCAATGTGTGACGTGCGAAGGTATGGGCACCGTCTCCGATTTAAAGCTGACCGAACTTTTTGATGACTCGCTATCCCTTAATGATGGTGCTTTAACCATTCCTGGTTACAAAGCTGGAGGGTGGTCAGTTCGGCAAATCGTGGAATCGGGATTCGTCAATGTGGATAAGCCCATTAAGGAATTCACGGATAAAGAAATGCACGATTTTCTTTATCGCGAGCCGGAGCGCATAAAAATAAATAACGTCAACCGAACGTATGAAGGCTTAGTTCTACACCTTAAGAATTCGATGCTGTCGAAAGATCGTGAATCTATGCAGCCGCATATTCGCGAGTTCGTCGACCGTGCGGTGACATACAAGCCATGCCCCGATTGTCACGGCACACGGCTCAATGAGGGGGCTCGAACGTCGACAATCGATGGAGTTTCTATTGCCGACGCGGCAGGAATGCAGATCAACGAGCTGGCCGAGTGGGTGGCGTCGCTCGACAAACCCCAGGTGAAGCCGGTTATTGAGAACCTTCTGGCGATGCTAGACACATTTGTCGATAGTGGCCTGGGCTACTTGACGCTGGACCGCCCCGCGGGGACGTTATCCGGTGGTGAAGCGCAACGGACCAAGATGGTGCGGCACGTGAATTCGGCGCTCACGGATGCCACATATATTTTCGACGAGCCCACCGCCGGGCTGCACCCGCACGATATCGAGCGCATGAATGCCCTGCTCCTGCGCCTGCGGGACAAGGGGAACACGGTACTCGTCGTGGAGCACAAGCCGGAAACGATTGCGATCGCGGACCATGTGATTGATATGGGGCCGGGTGCGGGTAAGGACGGTGGGACGGTGTGCTTCGAAGGCAGCGTGGAGGAGCTGCGTGAGAGCTCGACCGCGACGGGCACTCATCTGCACGATTCCATTCGCCTGAAGGACGCCGTCCGGGAAGCGACCGGCGCGATCACCATCGATCATGCTTCGTTGAATAATCTCGACGACGTTACGGTGTCGATTCCGCTGGGGGAGCTTGTGGCTGTAACTGGCGTGGCCGGCTCCGGGAAGAGTTCGCTGATGAGCGAGCTGCGGCGGCGAAGTGCTGAGCACGCATCCGGCAACTTACCCACCTCTGACCAGCGCCTCGTCTACGTCGATCAGTCCCCGATCAAGGGCGGCCGTCGATCCAACCCCGCCACGTACACCGGAATGCTGGACCCCATCCGCAAATCGTTCGCAAAGGCAAACAACGTCCCCCCGTCGCTGTTTAGCGCCAACTCTGAAGGCGCGTGCCCATCGTGTCACGGCTTGGGCACCATCGACATCGACCTCGGCATGATGGGCCGCGCCAGCTCTACCTGTGAAGACTGCGCCGGCCGGGGCTTCTCCGCGGAGGTCCTGGACTACACGTTGGGCGGCTCCACCATCGCCGACGTCATGGCAATGACCGTCGACCAGGCCCTCCCGTTCTGTCGAGAAGCGAAGGTTCGCAGCGCGGTCGCGATCCTTCGTCGGCTCTCCGACGTCGGCTTGGGCTATCTGACTATCGGACAACCATTGTCGACGCTATCCGGCGGCGAACTCCAACGCCTCAAGTTAGCCGTACACATGGCCGACGACGGCGGAGTCTACGTTCTGGACGAGCCGACGAACGGGCTGCACATGCAGGACGTCGACAAGTTGTTAACTCTGCTGGATAAGTTGGTGGATTCGGGTAAGAGCGTCGTGGTGGTGGAGCATCATCAGGCGGTGATGGCGCACGCGGATTGGCTCATTGACCTGGGGCCAGGCGCGGGTGACGAGGGTGGCCAGGTCGTGTTTGAAGGCACGCCGCGGGAATTGGTCGAGCAGAAGGAGCCCGGATTAACGGGGCGGTATTTACGGGAGGCTGTGCGGGCGTGA
- a CDS encoding DUF6506 family protein — translation MALKAAFMFVDTGADPSTNRSTVTTPGVELLTVAVNDYAQAADVASKLADEEYVAIELCGGFGIEGVARVKKAVPDTVAVGVVRFDHHPGLGHKSGDELY, via the coding sequence ATGGCTCTCAAAGCTGCATTCATGTTCGTCGACACCGGCGCCGACCCCTCCACCAACCGCTCGACCGTCACAACTCCAGGCGTCGAACTCCTCACGGTGGCCGTCAACGATTACGCCCAAGCCGCCGACGTAGCATCGAAACTCGCCGACGAAGAATACGTCGCTATCGAGTTATGCGGCGGTTTCGGCATCGAAGGCGTCGCACGCGTCAAGAAAGCCGTTCCTGACACCGTCGCCGTCGGGGTTGTGCGGTTCGACCACCACCCCGGCCTCGGACATAAGAGCGGAGACGAGCTTTACTAA
- the metE gene encoding 5-methyltetrahydropteroyltriglutamate--homocysteine S-methyltransferase: protein MTFTTLGVPRIGPRRELKRACEKYWKSVSADKERETQEHASHLARTAWELTTTYTQNLASAGMESVPTMGRSYYDAVLDMSAYLGVLPARFNTIPDHTAPDHTPAPSIENRLPRDIDRRFATARGTSDLPPSAMTKWYDTNYHYIVPELTVDTKFDLTIDDFLADVAELRNTANVRPVLVGPFTYLTLADQASNDDLGGLWQPLIDAYAEFITRLGATGTEWVQLDEPQLTCDVTDADIERVRSAYTKVAEAAGKADVKLLVATYFGPGDHALAALSDTGVDGIAVDLIPSQQTTTGNTAASADGAVPHWLDAWTGEETLVAGIVNGRNVWRTDIEQALRTLEKLAEHGPVVASTSCSLLHVPYRLGRNADGTDAQEGSSEPGLPVDVRDRLAFGEEKIQELALLHRALASASTPDDEHYIAASSQALSGGVPTNDDVQRRLSSITEDDRHRVPFGDRTGPALPALPTTTIGSFPQTSAIRRARKDKRDGTITQDEYTARMEDEVRSTIKAQEDLGLDVLVHGEPERNDMVQYFSEQLDGYCSTTNGWVQSYGSRCVRPPIVTGDVSRPSPLTTHWFRVAQDATDKPVKGMLTGPVTMLAWSFVREDQPMSVTADQVALALRDEIDDLIRAGARIIQVDEPAIRELLPLRKADHQAYTTWATKAFRLATSSAGPDIHIHTHMCYSQFNELIDTIIDLDADVTTIESARNGMKVLKALHDAGFSLGIGPGVWDIHSPRVPSVEEITTLIRDAIDAVGVEPLWVNPDCGLKTRTWPETTASLRNMVEATRSVRADLDR, encoded by the coding sequence ATGACATTCACAACACTTGGCGTGCCACGCATCGGTCCACGCCGCGAACTCAAACGCGCTTGCGAAAAATACTGGAAATCAGTCTCTGCAGATAAAGAGCGCGAAACCCAAGAACACGCTTCCCACCTGGCCCGTACCGCGTGGGAACTCACCACGACCTACACACAGAACCTCGCCTCAGCCGGCATGGAATCCGTCCCCACCATGGGGCGCAGCTACTACGACGCCGTGCTCGACATGAGCGCCTACCTCGGCGTTCTCCCCGCACGCTTCAACACAATCCCGGACCATACAGCCCCCGACCACACGCCAGCACCGTCGATAGAAAACCGACTACCGCGCGACATCGATCGTCGCTTCGCCACCGCCCGCGGGACGTCGGATCTTCCCCCGTCGGCAATGACCAAGTGGTACGACACCAACTACCACTACATCGTTCCTGAGCTCACCGTCGACACGAAGTTTGATCTGACTATCGACGATTTTCTTGCCGACGTCGCCGAGCTGCGGAACACCGCCAACGTGCGGCCCGTCTTGGTTGGCCCGTTCACCTACCTGACCTTGGCTGATCAGGCATCCAACGATGACCTCGGCGGGCTGTGGCAACCGCTGATCGATGCATACGCAGAATTCATCACGCGCTTAGGTGCCACCGGGACGGAATGGGTGCAGCTGGACGAGCCGCAATTGACCTGCGACGTCACCGACGCCGATATCGAACGCGTCCGGTCCGCCTACACGAAGGTTGCCGAGGCCGCCGGAAAAGCCGACGTCAAACTGCTGGTAGCCACCTATTTTGGCCCAGGTGATCATGCTCTCGCCGCACTGAGCGACACTGGCGTCGATGGCATCGCCGTCGACCTCATCCCGAGTCAACAAACCACCACAGGGAACACTGCCGCCAGCGCCGACGGCGCCGTCCCACACTGGCTCGATGCATGGACAGGCGAGGAGACTCTCGTCGCGGGCATCGTCAATGGCCGCAACGTCTGGCGCACCGATATCGAACAAGCCTTGCGCACGCTCGAAAAACTCGCCGAGCACGGGCCGGTGGTGGCCTCGACGTCGTGCTCCCTCCTCCATGTTCCCTATCGCCTCGGGCGCAACGCCGACGGCACCGACGCACAAGAGGGTAGCTCGGAACCCGGTTTGCCCGTCGACGTCCGCGATCGATTAGCCTTCGGCGAGGAGAAAATACAAGAACTTGCGCTCCTCCACCGTGCCCTCGCGTCGGCAAGCACCCCGGACGACGAGCACTATATTGCTGCATCGAGCCAGGCCTTATCTGGGGGTGTACCCACCAACGACGATGTTCAACGGCGGCTGAGCTCGATCACCGAGGACGACCGCCACCGCGTTCCGTTTGGCGACCGCACCGGCCCGGCGCTGCCCGCGCTACCGACAACCACGATCGGGTCGTTCCCGCAAACATCGGCCATCCGACGCGCCCGGAAAGACAAACGCGACGGCACCATCACCCAGGACGAATACACCGCGCGGATGGAAGACGAAGTGCGGTCCACCATCAAAGCCCAGGAAGATCTTGGCCTCGATGTCCTCGTTCACGGCGAGCCCGAGCGGAATGACATGGTGCAGTACTTCTCCGAACAGCTGGACGGCTACTGCTCCACCACGAATGGCTGGGTCCAGTCCTACGGGTCGCGGTGCGTCCGCCCGCCCATCGTCACCGGCGACGTGTCCCGTCCGTCGCCACTAACGACGCACTGGTTCCGCGTCGCGCAGGATGCCACCGACAAACCGGTAAAGGGGATGCTCACGGGCCCGGTCACGATGCTCGCGTGGTCGTTCGTTCGCGAAGATCAACCCATGTCGGTTACTGCCGACCAGGTAGCGCTCGCGCTGCGCGATGAGATCGATGATCTTATTCGGGCCGGTGCGCGCATTATTCAGGTCGACGAACCTGCCATTCGTGAACTCCTCCCCCTACGCAAAGCTGACCACCAAGCCTATACGACGTGGGCAACGAAAGCCTTTCGATTGGCAACGTCGAGCGCTGGCCCGGATATCCACATCCATACTCATATGTGTTACTCACAGTTCAATGAGCTCATCGATACGATTATCGACCTGGATGCCGACGTCACCACCATCGAATCGGCCCGCAACGGCATGAAGGTACTCAAAGCTCTTCACGACGCCGGGTTCTCGCTCGGCATTGGCCCTGGTGTGTGGGATATTCACTCGCCGCGAGTGCCGTCGGTCGAGGAAATCACGACACTTATTCGCGACGCTATCGATGCCGTCGGTGTTGAGCCTCTATGGGTTAATCCCGACTGTGGACTGAAGACTCGGACGTGGCCCGAGACGACCGCGTCGCTGCGCAACATGGTTGAGGCCACCCGGAGCGTTCGGGCAGATTTGGACCGCTGA
- a CDS encoding putative quinol monooxygenase, whose translation MIHLFYTGTDDAAQRFAEEMTTSGTVEAIRNTKGNLRYEYFQSIDDPHTILLVDSWEDQSALDAHHESPLMQKIAQLRDKYDLHMRVERLKTDDNPPNDEQYIRR comes from the coding sequence ATGATTCATCTTTTCTATACAGGTACCGACGACGCCGCGCAGCGTTTTGCGGAAGAAATGACTACAAGCGGAACTGTCGAAGCTATCCGCAATACAAAAGGAAATTTACGGTATGAGTACTTTCAATCGATCGATGATCCTCATACCATCCTCTTGGTTGATTCTTGGGAAGATCAATCTGCACTTGATGCTCACCACGAATCACCACTTATGCAGAAAATAGCGCAATTGAGGGATAAGTATGACCTGCACATGCGTGTGGAACGGTTAAAAACAGACGATAATCCACCAAATGATGAACAATACATAAGACGCTGA
- a CDS encoding nucleoside hydrolase, producing the protein MRRLVADVDTGIDDMLALIYLAARHRAGEIELAGVTTVAGNTTVENVAVNTRWVLDLCGCPDIPVGVGPAVPVSIPLTTTPETHGDYGLGYARPPREVGERLLVDGGEPTDHKSTASRTLTTTDVWEAALQDGPADLVATGPLTSVAMNPELVSRFDSLTIMGGAVEYRGNTTPTAEWNFWVDPDAVAMTLNEARQRDWDVTLCHLGVTETIMVTPDDIARWDLMGELGTLVKDALRFYFEFHDNEGIGYCAQVHDLLAVMVALDAVSYGIADKALVAVPDDRGAITTVAAADGGREKAATIHVLDSVDPDDVRAETQRVFATLTPSR; encoded by the coding sequence GTGCGCAGACTTGTAGCGGATGTTGATACGGGTATCGACGACATGCTCGCTCTGATTTATCTCGCGGCACGGCACCGCGCCGGGGAAATTGAGTTAGCCGGCGTGACCACCGTCGCAGGAAATACGACGGTCGAGAATGTCGCGGTGAACACGCGTTGGGTGCTTGACCTGTGCGGATGCCCCGACATCCCCGTTGGGGTGGGGCCAGCCGTACCGGTTTCGATTCCGTTGACCACCACTCCCGAAACTCACGGCGATTACGGCCTCGGATACGCCCGACCTCCGCGTGAGGTGGGCGAGCGGCTGTTGGTGGATGGTGGCGAACCCACCGACCATAAGTCGACCGCTTCCCGTACATTGACGACGACTGACGTGTGGGAAGCTGCTCTTCAGGACGGCCCGGCCGATCTCGTCGCGACGGGTCCGCTGACGTCGGTAGCGATGAATCCCGAGCTGGTGTCAAGGTTCGATTCGCTGACGATCATGGGCGGTGCCGTCGAGTATCGGGGGAATACGACGCCCACAGCGGAGTGGAATTTCTGGGTCGACCCCGACGCAGTGGCGATGACGCTGAACGAAGCTCGGCAGCGCGATTGGGATGTCACCCTGTGCCACCTCGGGGTGACGGAAACGATCATGGTCACGCCGGACGACATCGCGCGGTGGGATTTGATGGGTGAGTTGGGCACGCTTGTGAAGGATGCGCTGCGTTTTTACTTCGAATTCCACGACAACGAGGGGATTGGGTACTGTGCCCAGGTTCATGACCTGCTTGCCGTCATGGTGGCCCTCGACGCGGTCAGTTACGGGATTGCTGATAAAGCGCTGGTCGCCGTGCCCGATGATCGTGGTGCGATCACGACGGTGGCGGCGGCTGATGGGGGTCGCGAAAAGGCCGCCACGATCCACGTTCTCGATTCCGTCGATCCCGATGACGTGAGAGCCGAAACACAGCGCGTGTTCGCCACTCTCACTCCATCGCGATAG
- a CDS encoding lipoyl protein ligase domain-containing protein, producing MFTTTLWRLTSHDPLHNLAFERFLFDSLGQKEAALLMWRNSPAVMVGRAQNPWYEANTEFLHSHHIPLFRRISGGGTVYHDLGNLNFTFMASKPYFSRDLPITIARDALQSLGFKVYADPRRSIFLQHNGSAFKITGSAIRETLTHGLLHGTILVDADLAMLHEALRAHDPHVHVNGIPSVPSPVTNLPNVTIDAVQTTVHEHFAAHMKREGVVMYRTAHADDYAHQLRPHLRTQRSWEWNYGRTPHFSYRNGAISADIRHGIITESSVANIVGKRYSPRLMAGPR from the coding sequence ATGTTCACGACGACGCTATGGCGCCTCACCAGCCACGATCCGCTCCATAACCTGGCCTTCGAACGCTTTCTGTTCGACTCGCTGGGGCAGAAAGAAGCGGCCCTCCTTATGTGGCGCAATAGCCCCGCCGTCATGGTCGGCCGAGCACAAAACCCCTGGTACGAAGCAAATACCGAGTTCCTCCACAGCCACCACATCCCACTCTTCCGTCGGATCAGTGGCGGCGGAACCGTCTACCACGACCTAGGAAACCTGAACTTCACGTTCATGGCATCCAAACCGTACTTCTCGCGGGACCTCCCCATCACAATCGCGCGCGACGCCCTACAGTCACTCGGCTTCAAGGTCTATGCCGACCCCCGTCGATCGATCTTCCTCCAGCACAACGGCAGCGCCTTTAAAATCACGGGCTCCGCTATCCGTGAAACTCTCACTCACGGCCTCCTCCACGGAACAATTCTTGTCGACGCGGACCTCGCCATGCTTCACGAAGCCCTCCGGGCCCACGACCCGCATGTGCATGTCAATGGAATCCCGTCGGTCCCCTCCCCTGTTACGAACCTCCCGAATGTGACTATCGACGCTGTACAGACAACGGTTCACGAGCACTTTGCCGCACATATGAAGCGCGAAGGCGTTGTCATGTACCGAACCGCCCATGCCGACGATTACGCGCACCAACTACGCCCCCACCTTCGCACGCAACGCAGCTGGGAATGGAATTACGGGCGGACACCGCATTTCAGCTACCGCAATGGCGCCATTAGCGCTGATATTCGCCACGGAATAATCACGGAGAGCAGCGTCGCCAACATCGTCGGCAAGCGTTACAGTCCACGCCTCATGGCTGGCCCCCGATAA
- a CDS encoding alpha-ketoacid dehydrogenase subunit beta: MAREISFMKATNEALAQAMRADDRVMLLGEDLAGGHGVEHLNGDGAWGGVMGVTKGLIEEFGEKRVKDTPISEMGYMGIAVGAAATGLRPVPELMFNDFLGFCFDTLLGQASKMRYMFGGKAKLPLTVRTMHGAGASAAAQHSGSYYGLLGAIPGIKVVVPSTPYNAKGLLLSSIEEDNVVVFSEDKTLYAQKGEVPEDYYTIPLGKADVVREGDDLTIVTIGKMLYQGIEVADQLASSGISVELIDLLTVAPWDQETVLESVRKTGRLIVVDEANPHNNTATDIAAVVSDQAYDYLDGPVKRVTAPNTPVPFASNLEQLYIPDAARIMEEADELIFDLKK; encoded by the coding sequence ATGGCACGTGAAATTAGCTTCATGAAGGCCACTAATGAAGCGCTCGCTCAGGCAATGCGCGCAGACGATCGTGTGATGCTGTTAGGCGAAGACCTTGCAGGTGGTCACGGTGTAGAACATTTGAATGGTGATGGTGCGTGGGGTGGCGTGATGGGCGTCACCAAAGGACTCATTGAGGAGTTCGGTGAAAAACGCGTTAAGGACACGCCTATCTCAGAGATGGGATATATGGGTATCGCGGTCGGTGCGGCGGCCACAGGGCTTCGCCCCGTCCCCGAGCTCATGTTCAATGACTTCCTAGGGTTCTGCTTCGACACGCTGCTGGGGCAGGCGTCGAAAATGCGGTACATGTTCGGCGGTAAAGCAAAGTTGCCGCTGACGGTCCGCACGATGCACGGTGCGGGCGCCTCCGCCGCGGCCCAGCACTCGGGTTCGTACTACGGCCTGTTGGGCGCTATCCCCGGTATCAAGGTCGTTGTCCCGTCGACGCCGTACAACGCCAAAGGCCTGTTGCTGTCGAGTATCGAGGAAGACAACGTTGTGGTGTTTTCCGAGGACAAGACGCTGTATGCACAGAAAGGCGAGGTTCCGGAGGACTACTACACGATCCCGCTGGGCAAGGCCGACGTTGTTCGCGAAGGCGACGACCTCACCATTGTCACCATCGGAAAGATGCTGTACCAGGGCATCGAGGTTGCCGACCAGCTGGCGTCGTCGGGAATAAGTGTTGAGCTTATCGACCTGCTGACGGTGGCACCGTGGGACCAAGAAACTGTGCTGGAGTCCGTCCGGAAGACTGGGCGCTTGATCGTCGTCGATGAGGCGAACCCGCATAACAACACGGCAACTGACATCGCCGCGGTCGTGTCCGACCAGGCCTACGACTACTTGGACGGCCCCGTCAAGCGAGTGACCGCGCCCAATACTCCGGTGCCGTTTGCCTCCAATTTGGAACAGCTCTACATCCCCGATGCTGCGCGCATCATGGAGGAAGCCGACGAGCTGATCTTCGACCTCAAGAAGTAA
- a CDS encoding dihydrolipoamide acetyltransferase family protein yields the protein MATEVLMPKLGLTMTEGLVDEWYKNEGDAVKKGEALCSISSEKLSGDVEADDDGTLLKILVAAGDSTAVKTPIAYVGDAGETVSAAATGPTGEEDSSGAGGGADTDAGAGAGASGADATDEDDFEAGARRANRDTSGDGKRIFISKVAEKMAKKHGIDYSKVKGTGGHGRITKRDMKAYIESHPSDADSQEASSEGAAADASASGAVAAPVTAGEGLTGMRKIIAQNMMHSLHSTAQLTLHRKVNVTDLLATVSEIKGNVGPGDEAKALSMNVLLIKAVAIALQEHPSLNAHYDGHEYEQCDDVNIGVAVALDDGLAVPTVPNVVGQSLSQLRTVFHDRVDRARTGDIDTLAPGTFTITNLGTDGIEYFTPVLNVPEVAILGVGAQSTRLTLNGEGEIEEVVELPLSLTIDHQTVDGRTGAEFLSTLADVLAEPYRVLL from the coding sequence ATGGCAACAGAAGTATTGATGCCTAAGCTCGGCCTTACCATGACGGAAGGCCTAGTTGACGAGTGGTATAAAAACGAAGGCGACGCCGTCAAGAAGGGCGAAGCTCTGTGCTCGATTAGCTCGGAGAAACTGTCCGGAGATGTTGAAGCCGACGACGACGGGACGCTCCTGAAAATTCTCGTGGCTGCAGGGGATTCGACGGCGGTGAAAACGCCTATTGCCTACGTGGGCGACGCTGGTGAAACCGTCTCTGCAGCAGCGACGGGACCTACGGGTGAGGAGGATTCCTCGGGTGCGGGTGGTGGTGCCGACACTGATGCCGGTGCCGGGGCTGGAGCTTCCGGCGCCGATGCCACCGATGAGGATGACTTCGAGGCGGGCGCCCGGCGCGCGAACCGCGACACGAGTGGCGATGGCAAGCGCATCTTTATCTCTAAAGTCGCAGAGAAGATGGCCAAGAAGCATGGCATCGACTATTCGAAAGTCAAGGGCACGGGCGGTCATGGGCGGATCACGAAGCGTGATATGAAGGCCTACATTGAGTCCCACCCGTCGGATGCGGATTCGCAGGAGGCGTCGTCTGAAGGGGCGGCGGCGGATGCATCGGCAAGTGGTGCCGTGGCCGCGCCGGTGACGGCTGGTGAAGGCCTGACCGGCATGCGCAAGATCATCGCGCAGAATATGATGCATAGTTTGCATTCCACAGCGCAGTTGACATTGCACCGGAAGGTGAATGTGACTGACCTGCTGGCCACGGTGTCTGAGATCAAGGGCAACGTCGGCCCTGGTGATGAGGCCAAGGCGCTCAGCATGAACGTGCTGCTGATCAAGGCGGTGGCTATCGCCCTGCAGGAGCATCCTTCGCTGAATGCGCACTACGACGGCCACGAGTACGAGCAGTGCGACGACGTCAACATCGGTGTGGCTGTGGCCCTGGACGATGGTTTGGCCGTGCCGACGGTTCCGAACGTCGTTGGCCAATCGTTATCGCAGTTGAGGACCGTGTTCCACGATCGTGTTGATCGCGCGCGGACTGGCGATATCGACACCCTCGCACCCGGAACGTTCACCATTACGAACCTCGGGACCGACGGGATCGAGTATTTCACCCCGGTGCTCAACGTCCCGGAGGTCGCGATCCTGGGGGTCGGCGCGCAGAGCACGCGGCTGACCTTAAACGGTGAGGGCGAGATTGAAGAAGTAGTTGAGCTGCCGTTGAGCTTGACTATTGATCATCAAACTGTCGACGGTCGTACGGGTGCGGAGTTCCTCAGCACCTTGGCCGACGTGTTGGCCGAGCCGTACCGGGTTCTGCTGTAA
- a CDS encoding thiamine pyrophosphate-dependent dehydrogenase E1 component subunit alpha, with protein MKRSTAEWIYNKMNDIRNFEDRVHGLFAKGEIPGFVHLYAGEEAVAVGVCAHLTEEDSITSTHRGHGHCVAKGCDLNRMMAEIFGRKDGLCGGKGGSMHIADIDTGMLGANGMVGGGFALATGAALRNQYLDTDAVAVCFFGDGASNEGVFHEALNMAGIWKLPVVFVCENNMFGEATPQNYACASETIAQRAAAYDMPGKVIDGKNVIEVYDEVGDAIKRARKGEGPSLIECRTYRKYGHFEGDEQAYKATEGAEKEFADLDPIPRFREDAIEKGWLSKKKADEIEKASEKRIDDAIEFAEQSPIPDPEDLLSNVFA; from the coding sequence ATGAAAAGATCGACCGCAGAGTGGATCTATAACAAGATGAACGACATCCGCAACTTTGAGGATCGAGTTCACGGACTTTTCGCAAAAGGGGAGATCCCTGGCTTCGTTCACCTTTATGCAGGTGAGGAAGCTGTTGCGGTGGGTGTGTGCGCACACCTGACGGAGGAAGATTCCATCACCTCGACGCACCGTGGACACGGGCACTGCGTCGCCAAGGGGTGTGACCTGAACCGCATGATGGCCGAGATCTTCGGCCGCAAAGACGGTCTGTGCGGCGGCAAGGGCGGATCGATGCACATCGCCGACATCGATACCGGGATGCTCGGCGCGAACGGCATGGTCGGTGGTGGGTTCGCGCTCGCCACCGGCGCGGCCTTACGGAACCAATATTTGGATACCGACGCGGTCGCCGTGTGTTTCTTCGGCGACGGGGCGTCGAACGAAGGCGTGTTCCACGAGGCCTTGAATATGGCCGGCATTTGGAAACTCCCGGTGGTGTTCGTCTGTGAAAACAACATGTTCGGCGAGGCCACCCCACAGAATTACGCGTGCGCCAGCGAGACGATCGCGCAGCGAGCGGCGGCCTACGACATGCCCGGCAAAGTCATCGACGGCAAGAACGTCATCGAGGTATATGACGAGGTCGGAGACGCTATCAAGCGTGCCCGCAAGGGAGAAGGCCCCAGCCTCATCGAATGCCGCACCTACCGCAAGTACGGGCACTTCGAAGGCGACGAACAAGCGTATAAAGCCACGGAAGGCGCTGAGAAGGAGTTCGCCGATCTGGATCCGATCCCACGCTTCCGTGAGGACGCGATCGAGAAGGGATGGCTCAGCAAGAAAAAGGCCGACGAGATTGAAAAGGCCAGCGAAAAGCGCATCGATGATGCGATCGAATTCGCAGAGCAGAGCCCCATTCCTGACCCTGAAGACCTGTTAAGCAACGTCTTCGCCTAA